A window of Fibrobacter sp. UWB11 contains these coding sequences:
- a CDS encoding GSCFA domain-containing protein, with protein sequence MNFFTKIDIPASDLLINYKSQIAFFGSCFADNISAQFASRKFNVLANPFGTVYNPLSIAKQIKAIADGKVFGEEDVFQDMRFGNSVCLGNRSSEEYGAAPWHCWDAHSSLSGKSREECIAKLNNAATQTRDFLRNADVVFITLGTSFVYFLKSQVVANCHRQDPRLFERRMISIEEAADALKEIVESLRKIKSDWIASPDVSAVCNDERGENRKLHIVFTISPLRHMSDGAHNNTLSKATLQLAINKVIQEIASPSARNDVGAETISYFPSYEIVMDELRDYRFYDDDMIHLSKTAEGYIFERMAETYCSEKTREDIRKVEKFMKMANHRIQDESSTATATFLQKLHAEAEKLESQIAGLELNV encoded by the coding sequence ATGAATTTCTTCACAAAAATTGATATTCCCGCATCAGATTTGCTCATTAACTACAAATCGCAAATTGCATTTTTCGGATCGTGTTTTGCGGATAATATTTCTGCGCAATTTGCATCGCGAAAATTCAATGTTTTGGCAAATCCATTCGGGACCGTGTACAATCCACTTTCAATCGCAAAACAGATTAAGGCCATTGCAGACGGAAAAGTTTTTGGAGAAGAGGATGTTTTTCAGGATATGCGCTTTGGCAACAGCGTTTGTTTAGGCAACCGCAGCAGCGAGGAATACGGCGCAGCCCCATGGCATTGCTGGGATGCGCACAGTTCGCTTTCCGGGAAAAGCCGCGAAGAATGTATCGCAAAACTGAACAACGCAGCTACACAAACACGAGATTTTTTGCGCAACGCAGACGTCGTATTTATTACTCTCGGGACTTCGTTCGTTTATTTTTTAAAGTCGCAGGTTGTTGCAAATTGTCACCGGCAAGATCCGAGACTTTTTGAACGCCGGATGATTTCTATCGAAGAAGCTGCAGACGCGCTCAAAGAAATTGTTGAAAGTCTACGTAAAATAAAAAGCGACTGGATTGCTTCGCCAGACGTAAGTGCAGTTTGCAATGACGAGCGTGGCGAGAATCGTAAACTTCACATCGTGTTTACAATTTCGCCGTTACGCCACATGAGCGATGGAGCCCACAACAACACGCTTTCGAAAGCAACATTGCAGTTAGCGATCAATAAAGTAATTCAAGAGATTGCTTCGCCTTCGGCTCGCAATGACGTGGGAGCCGAGACCATCAGTTATTTTCCGAGTTACGAAATCGTGATGGATGAATTGCGCGACTACCGATTTTACGACGATGACATGATTCATTTGTCAAAAACGGCAGAAGGCTACATCTTTGAGCGCATGGCAGAAACTTATTGCAGTGAAAAAACGCGCGAAGATATCCGCAAGGTGGAAAAGTTCATGAAAATGGCAAACCACAGAATTCAAGACGAGAGTTCGACAGCCACCGCGACTTTTCTTCAAAAGCTACACGCAGAAGCGGAAAAGCTCGAAAGTCAAATTGCGGGACTTGAGTTAAACGTGTAG
- a CDS encoding DEAD/DEAH box helicase yields MKFEELPLANPLQRAIRAVGYETPTPIQERSIPSLLEGKDLLGIAQTGTGKTAAFALPILQRLLDSGKFRSPKTCRALILLPTRELAIQVEDCFKEYAQFTAISTTCIFGGVNDNPQKQKLVRGVDVLVATPGRLLDLIGQKAVSLKKLEFFVLDEADRMLDMGFIHDIRKVVAMLPPDRQNLFFSATMPDEILKLASTILRPNPVQVEVAPQSTPIERIRQELYRIDKRRKGALLKELLAEHPEMKKVLVFCRTKHGADKIVRVLEKAGVKCAAIHGNKSQNRRQEALGNFKCEQIRVLVATDIAARGIDVDDVSHVFNYDLPNEHETFVHRIGRTARAGKEGVAISFCSPDEESDLRGIEKLTRVKIPEGDQSIYEKLPPPQKETAESLMRNSRGRMSREEAQARAAETRNNNGSQKANRGPRGRKDNRNENRENARNANAENQQRNNAPRNSEQISRNPAQNVNSQNVPADNTPNPQNGGRRHRRNRPGSRARRRMRESQGQG; encoded by the coding sequence ATGAAATTTGAAGAACTTCCTTTGGCAAATCCGTTGCAGCGGGCAATCCGCGCTGTTGGTTATGAAACTCCGACTCCGATTCAAGAACGCTCTATTCCGAGCCTTCTCGAAGGCAAGGACCTTTTGGGAATTGCACAGACGGGGACCGGTAAGACGGCTGCATTTGCTCTCCCGATTTTGCAACGCTTGCTTGATTCTGGGAAGTTCCGTTCTCCCAAAACTTGCCGTGCGTTAATTCTTTTGCCGACGCGAGAACTAGCCATCCAAGTGGAAGACTGCTTCAAGGAATATGCGCAGTTCACGGCAATTTCGACGACGTGTATTTTTGGTGGCGTGAATGACAATCCGCAAAAGCAAAAACTTGTTCGCGGTGTCGATGTGCTTGTTGCTACTCCGGGGCGCCTGCTTGATTTGATTGGGCAAAAGGCTGTATCGCTAAAGAAATTGGAATTTTTTGTTTTGGACGAAGCAGACCGCATGTTGGATATGGGCTTTATCCATGATATCCGCAAAGTGGTCGCGATGCTCCCGCCGGATAGACAGAATTTGTTCTTTAGCGCAACGATGCCGGATGAAATTCTGAAACTTGCTTCGACGATTTTGCGCCCGAACCCGGTGCAGGTAGAAGTTGCTCCGCAGAGCACTCCGATTGAACGCATCCGACAGGAACTGTACCGTATTGACAAGCGCCGCAAGGGTGCGCTCCTCAAGGAACTCTTGGCGGAACACCCTGAAATGAAAAAGGTGCTTGTCTTCTGTCGTACAAAGCATGGTGCGGATAAAATTGTGCGCGTGCTTGAAAAGGCTGGTGTCAAGTGTGCTGCGATTCACGGTAACAAAAGCCAGAACCGCCGTCAAGAAGCTCTTGGAAATTTCAAGTGCGAACAAATTCGAGTTCTTGTGGCGACAGACATTGCGGCACGCGGCATTGACGTGGACGATGTGAGCCATGTGTTCAATTACGACTTGCCCAATGAACATGAAACGTTCGTGCATCGCATTGGTCGTACGGCGCGTGCGGGCAAAGAAGGTGTCGCCATTTCGTTCTGCTCTCCGGACGAAGAATCCGATTTGCGTGGGATTGAAAAACTTACCCGCGTGAAAATCCCGGAAGGCGATCAGAGCATTTACGAGAAACTCCCGCCTCCGCAAAAAGAGACAGCCGAAAGTTTGATGCGCAATTCTCGCGGGCGCATGTCTCGCGAAGAAGCTCAGGCTCGTGCTGCAGAAACTCGCAATAATAACGGTTCTCAGAAGGCTAATCGCGGACCGCGCGGTCGCAAGGACAACCGCAATGAAAATCGCGAGAACGCCCGTAATGCAAATGCTGAAAATCAGCAGCGTAACAATGCGCCGCGCAATTCCGAGCAGATCTCTCGCAATCCTGCCCAGAACGTGAACTCACAAAACGTTCCGGCCGACAATACCCCGAATCCGCAAAACGGTGGTCGCCGTCATCGCCGTAACCGCCCCGGTTCCCGCGCTCGCCGCCGCATGCGCGAATCGCAAGGCCAAGGATAA
- a CDS encoding TIGR02147 family protein, with amino-acid sequence MKDILEYTDYRQYIADYYADRKAKSAFSWQEFAAAAGFSSPVYLKYVSEGRFNLSEEAAVRTARSMRLADFECDFFVEMVKFDHAKNDAEKRAAFSKMVSIADAHKSKILEGESFRFFEDWKNPVLRELAPAMPGAKPLALAHACRPEVTAAEVSESLNFLVKADLLKRDKDGNYAQTEKVVTTGPMNITPLAVRGLHHQMGEFALDAIENVPQDERHFSGLTLGITREAYDEIVQKIAEFRKEIIAIATREPATDEVYRLNVQFFPMTKKSLNKKD; translated from the coding sequence ATGAAAGATATACTTGAATATACGGACTACCGCCAGTATATCGCAGATTACTATGCCGATCGAAAGGCCAAGTCTGCGTTCAGCTGGCAGGAGTTTGCCGCTGCGGCGGGGTTCTCGTCGCCGGTTTACCTTAAATATGTTAGTGAAGGTCGCTTCAACTTGAGCGAAGAAGCTGCGGTTCGCACGGCGCGTTCCATGCGTCTCGCAGATTTCGAATGCGACTTCTTTGTTGAAATGGTCAAGTTTGACCACGCAAAGAACGATGCCGAAAAGCGTGCTGCGTTCAGCAAGATGGTCTCGATTGCCGATGCTCACAAATCGAAAATCCTAGAAGGCGAATCGTTCCGCTTTTTCGAAGACTGGAAAAATCCGGTGCTCCGTGAACTTGCCCCCGCCATGCCTGGCGCAAAACCGCTTGCGCTCGCTCATGCTTGCCGCCCCGAAGTTACAGCCGCAGAAGTTTCTGAATCGCTTAATTTCTTGGTCAAGGCGGACCTTCTCAAAAGAGATAAAGATGGCAATTACGCACAAACTGAAAAAGTTGTGACGACCGGTCCTATGAATATCACTCCGCTCGCGGTTCGTGGATTGCATCACCAGATGGGCGAATTTGCTCTCGATGCCATTGAAAATGTTCCACAGGACGAACGACATTTTTCAGGTCTTACGCTTGGTATCACGCGCGAAGCTTACGATGAAATCGTGCAGAAAATTGCCGAATTCCGCAAAGAAATTATCGCGATTGCGACTCGTGAACCTGCAACAGACGAAGTCTATCGTTTGAACGTGCAGTTCTTCCCGATGACGAAAAAAAGTTTAAATAAAAAGGACTAG
- a CDS encoding GGDEF domain-containing protein: MTSCIADPISYTMKGVTGLLPKIAVYFTSTWLFAANMLAVFFWVRFLSFHLNGGMPNRSRIVVNSVVGTGLILLVINFFVPIVFSIDDNNLYSRTYLYFLYMLIDYSLVVYSLVIYFKSKAKGGALKFFPIWVYIVPILVGGIIQSLFYGISVIPTSIAVSIAGVLASLQNEMIYYDQLTGLFNRSYLLYLLKKYVQNPKMEVTGIMIDLNGFKHINDEFGHAVGDDALVISARILKSAVNNGGSVIRYAGDEFIVLLNTQNDGDVEKCIAKIRTCFDGFNKGGSKPYVLSVSVGSHKLHAKTESVDTFINVIDARMYEDKKAFYASHAGMDRRKH, translated from the coding sequence ATGACTAGTTGTATTGCCGATCCCATTTCTTATACCATGAAAGGTGTGACTGGCCTGCTTCCTAAGATTGCGGTCTATTTTACGAGTACATGGCTTTTTGCTGCGAACATGCTGGCTGTCTTTTTTTGGGTGCGATTCTTGTCGTTCCATTTGAACGGGGGAATGCCGAACCGCTCGCGAATAGTGGTGAATTCAGTTGTCGGAACGGGTCTTATTTTACTTGTAATAAATTTCTTTGTCCCAATCGTATTCTCTATTGACGATAACAACCTATATTCTAGAACTTATTTGTATTTTTTGTATATGCTGATAGATTACTCGCTAGTAGTCTATAGCTTGGTTATTTATTTTAAAAGCAAGGCGAAAGGTGGAGCTCTCAAATTTTTCCCGATATGGGTTTATATTGTGCCAATTCTCGTCGGTGGTATAATCCAGTCGCTTTTCTACGGAATTTCTGTTATCCCCACAAGTATTGCTGTTTCGATTGCAGGTGTCTTGGCAAGTTTGCAAAACGAGATGATTTACTATGATCAACTTACGGGTTTGTTCAATCGCTCTTACTTGCTTTATTTGCTGAAAAAGTATGTCCAAAACCCCAAGATGGAAGTTACGGGGATTATGATAGATTTGAACGGCTTCAAGCATATCAACGATGAATTTGGGCACGCTGTGGGTGACGATGCGTTGGTGATATCGGCGCGAATCCTTAAGTCTGCTGTGAACAACGGTGGAAGTGTTATTCGTTATGCCGGTGACGAATTTATTGTATTACTTAATACGCAAAATGATGGCGATGTAGAAAAGTGTATCGCCAAGATTCGTACTTGTTTTGATGGATTTAACAAGGGTGGATCTAAACCTTATGTGTTGTCCGTCTCGGTCGGGTCCCATAAACTCCATGCGAAAACGGAAAGTGTCGATACGTTTATTAACGTAATCGATGCCCGCATGTACGAAGACAAAAAGGCGTTTTACGCGTCTCATGCAGGAATGGATCGCCGCAAACACTAG
- a CDS encoding FISUMP domain-containing protein: MNYLKISGQLVCKMAMLLAFMFAACSETNSGNNVAGGTVEETGVYALAGRVGDVYPKLLKVADPSGEPTDTAKYEGSVFAEKGSIIIVYELDSLTLDTTGRFFKDTVDNDSGRFEFKEMNLRSPYVLIGEHAYPSDARNKRGTIVYTYYNYSAIVDLRNVKNVNVSTLTTMKVPLLQKYFAEGKSFAEAGKMAEHEILEGFGIYEDLGTFEEMPENGSELDFVNELSQLDELNVRHYVETMGVVLSFMSPKEFSKSEIMERYYLNSMKMIDYDIGYLAHIDSLGRCTESRENEASMVKGRIGDIAVVCRSGKWAMGFKAVEHTKGTMTDNRDGKTYKTVTYNFGGTSQTWMTENLDFTDTASLSVDSSLRANLSGSIYCYHEPYLDNDEEGCGAYGHEYLWRAAMNIGDDDIKSYSVGAQGDSLLVSEKCMDAIRNRSLLPGDSAEAVEDSCGTILYGENDSEENSSRTWTWNYSDFITPSNQNSYQGICPDGWRIPTLEDWLTLLQNLGEQYGVDYGNVVMVLYDEAATGFGLNNIAKILGVEFDHVVVQGFSFYNYFVMADASYYTAEFFNMWKKFSGFNLSYPDRWHVLLYKYNNPEMRQSSLADPYTSAAVRCIKN; this comes from the coding sequence ATGAATTACTTAAAAATTAGCGGACAACTTGTCTGCAAAATGGCGATGCTGCTCGCCTTTATGTTCGCAGCGTGCTCGGAAACAAATTCAGGAAACAACGTTGCCGGCGGTACCGTCGAAGAAACGGGAGTCTATGCTTTGGCGGGTCGCGTGGGTGATGTATATCCGAAGTTGCTGAAAGTGGCGGATCCATCGGGAGAACCCACTGATACTGCAAAATATGAAGGCTCGGTGTTTGCGGAAAAAGGATCGATTATAATTGTTTATGAACTCGATTCATTGACTCTCGATACGACAGGTCGCTTTTTTAAGGATACCGTAGATAACGATAGTGGCCGCTTTGAATTTAAAGAAATGAATCTAAGAAGCCCGTATGTGTTAATTGGAGAGCATGCGTATCCTTCTGACGCTCGCAATAAACGGGGTACTATAGTTTATACGTATTATAACTACAGCGCGATAGTAGATTTGCGAAACGTGAAAAATGTAAATGTCAGTACCTTGACAACGATGAAAGTCCCACTTTTGCAGAAATATTTTGCAGAAGGCAAGTCTTTTGCCGAAGCGGGAAAGATGGCTGAGCATGAAATCCTTGAAGGTTTCGGAATATATGAGGATTTAGGAACTTTTGAAGAAATGCCTGAAAACGGTTCCGAATTAGATTTTGTAAATGAACTCTCTCAGTTAGATGAACTCAATGTGCGTCATTATGTGGAAACTATGGGTGTTGTTCTTTCTTTTATGTCGCCCAAGGAGTTCTCTAAAAGCGAGATAATGGAGCGGTACTATTTGAATTCTATGAAAATGATTGATTATGATATTGGTTATTTGGCACATATCGATAGTTTAGGACGTTGTACTGAATCTCGCGAAAATGAGGCTAGTATGGTAAAGGGGCGCATCGGTGATATTGCTGTTGTGTGCCGTTCTGGAAAATGGGCCATGGGCTTTAAAGCGGTTGAACATACCAAGGGCACTATGACGGATAACCGCGATGGAAAAACGTATAAGACCGTAACGTATAATTTTGGCGGAACTTCGCAGACATGGATGACTGAAAATCTTGATTTTACGGATACGGCATCTTTGAGTGTTGACAGTTCGTTAAGGGCGAATTTGTCTGGAAGTATATATTGCTACCATGAACCTTATTTGGATAATGATGAAGAAGGGTGTGGTGCTTATGGACATGAATATCTGTGGAGGGCTGCAATGAATATCGGAGACGATGATATAAAATCGTATTCAGTTGGTGCTCAGGGCGATTCGTTGCTAGTAAGTGAAAAATGCATGGATGCAATTCGTAATCGTAGTCTTCTTCCTGGGGATTCTGCAGAGGCTGTTGAAGATTCTTGTGGTACTATATTGTATGGTGAAAATGATTCGGAAGAAAATTCTTCGAGGACGTGGACTTGGAATTATTCAGACTTTATTACGCCTTCGAATCAAAATTCTTATCAAGGAATTTGTCCGGATGGATGGAGAATTCCAACGCTTGAAGATTGGTTGACTTTGTTGCAAAATTTGGGCGAACAATATGGCGTTGATTATGGAAACGTTGTGATGGTGCTGTATGATGAGGCCGCAACTGGTTTTGGATTGAATAATATTGCAAAGATTTTGGGCGTAGAATTTGATCATGTGGTAGTGCAAGGTTTTAGTTTTTACAATTATTTTGTCATGGCAGATGCTTCCTATTATACGGCTGAATTTTTCAACATGTGGAAAAAATTCAGTGGGTTCAATCTGTCTTATCCGGATAGGTGGCACGTCCTTCTTTACAAATACAATAATCCAGAAATGCGTCAGAGTTCTTTGGCCGATCCGTATACTTCTGCCGCTGTCCGCTGCATCAAAAACTAA
- a CDS encoding TIGR02147 family protein → MKDVLEYTSYRQYIADYYAEKKAKSAFTWQEFAKSAGFSSPVYLKYVSDGRFNLSENAVARVASAMSLADYEQEYFRELVNFDHAKTDEEKKIFFNKMLAIADSHKVKIIEADSYRFFEDWKNPVLRELAPSMPGAKPLALAHACRPKITAAEVSDSLNFLLKANLLQKNEDGNYVQTEKSVTTGPLTATPVAVRTLHHQMGELALEAIEGVAQSERHFSGLTLGITRDAYDEIVQEIAECRKRIIAIARRSDVTEEVYRLNMQFFPLTKKSVGKKD, encoded by the coding sequence ATGAAAGACGTGCTAGAGTATACTAGCTACCGCCAATATATCGCGGATTACTATGCCGAAAAGAAGGCAAAATCTGCGTTTACCTGGCAGGAATTTGCCAAAAGTGCGGGCTTCTCTTCGCCCGTTTACTTGAAGTATGTAAGTGACGGGCGCTTTAATCTGAGTGAAAATGCAGTTGCTCGTGTTGCTTCTGCAATGTCTCTCGCTGATTACGAACAGGAATATTTCCGAGAATTGGTCAATTTTGATCACGCCAAGACAGACGAAGAAAAAAAGATTTTCTTCAACAAGATGCTTGCGATTGCAGATTCGCATAAAGTGAAAATCATAGAGGCCGATTCGTATCGCTTTTTCGAAGACTGGAAAAATCCGGTGCTCCGTGAACTTGCTCCCTCTATGCCCGGTGCAAAGCCGTTGGCGCTCGCTCATGCGTGCCGCCCAAAGATTACCGCCGCCGAAGTCAGCGATTCATTGAATTTTTTGCTCAAGGCTAATTTGTTACAAAAGAACGAAGACGGAAATTACGTACAGACTGAAAAATCTGTGACAACAGGCCCGTTGACGGCGACCCCGGTGGCGGTTCGAACATTGCATCATCAAATGGGCGAGCTTGCGCTAGAGGCAATTGAAGGCGTTGCGCAGTCGGAACGTCATTTTTCGGGCCTTACGCTTGGCATCACGCGTGATGCTTATGATGAAATTGTTCAGGAAATTGCTGAGTGCCGCAAACGCATTATTGCTATTGCACGACGGAGCGATGTTACCGAAGAAGTGTACCGCTTGAATATGCAATTTTTCCCGTTAACAAAAAAGAGTGTTGGAAAAAAGGATTAG
- a CDS encoding FISUMP domain-containing protein produces MNYSKISGQFVCKMAMLLAFVFAACSEDNSPINGAHGGAAEEQGVYALAGRVGDVYPKLLLAVDENSMQAPKGSSITVYELDSLTLDTTGRSFVSSINDDEGRFVIDSLDFDSPYVLIEEIVPARDTCLYVSDWLLPLVENQLRYEKLENPSSETQCFERTLKAKEFRAVVDLRKKEKISVNSLTTAKVPLLQKYIAEGKTFAEASQMAERKILEDYGIYEDLGSFEKMFDDDSELSYVNELIRYTDSSAREMLVWKDVMGNYVSPKDFMGNAQMKKYYQNMKKMIDYRIGFLAKVDGLGQCTEARENDVGEIKLFYTPNYVNVVCRSKKWTMGFKSVEHTKGLLVDNRDGRSYETVTYNLGGTSQTWMAEDLVYADSTHPACQDYIDKSYAACRENGRYVWLHAMDIGLDDVNMFWIRWQGGDTVSYQDCLKVFSGDLDSVVPGTCMQGSLGGHWDYVYTNPLLRSNLNAHQGICPDGWRIPTTSDWRTLLQNLGEQYGVDYAKAVPVLYDETATGFGLYSTHEGLVVDNEGRVVVSQNGVFNDMFVVTDEHLSRVQFFGGYSTGYGFGFRTPGDREYEESYFNIPPLDKLNVRCIKN; encoded by the coding sequence ATGAATTATTCAAAAATAAGCGGACAATTTGTCTGCAAAATGGCGATGCTGCTCGCCTTTGTGTTCGCAGCTTGCTCCGAAGACAATTCACCGATAAATGGTGCTCATGGCGGTGCCGCCGAAGAACAGGGCGTTTACGCTTTAGCTGGTCGCGTGGGTGATGTGTATCCCAAATTGTTATTGGCGGTGGATGAAAATTCGATGCAGGCGCCTAAGGGCAGCTCTATCACTGTTTATGAATTAGATTCCTTGACGCTCGATACGACGGGACGTTCTTTTGTTAGCTCGATTAATGACGATGAAGGGCGTTTTGTGATTGATAGCCTTGATTTTGATAGCCCGTATGTATTGATTGAAGAAATTGTGCCTGCCCGTGATACGTGCCTGTATGTAAGCGATTGGCTGCTACCACTAGTAGAAAATCAGCTACGGTACGAAAAGCTAGAAAATCCTTCTTCGGAAACTCAGTGCTTTGAACGGACGTTAAAGGCGAAAGAATTTCGCGCTGTTGTGGATTTGCGAAAAAAAGAAAAAATAAGTGTTAATTCGTTGACGACGGCTAAGGTTCCGCTTTTGCAAAAATATATAGCCGAAGGAAAGACCTTTGCTGAAGCGAGCCAAATGGCTGAACGCAAAATTCTTGAAGATTATGGAATATACGAAGACTTGGGCTCGTTTGAAAAAATGTTTGATGATGATTCTGAATTGTCTTATGTGAATGAGTTGATTCGATATACTGATTCAAGTGCACGCGAGATGCTTGTTTGGAAGGATGTGATGGGCAATTATGTTTCTCCCAAAGATTTTATGGGGAATGCGCAAATGAAAAAATATTATCAGAATATGAAGAAAATGATAGATTATAGAATAGGCTTCTTGGCTAAAGTTGATGGATTGGGTCAGTGCACTGAAGCGCGTGAAAATGATGTAGGCGAAATTAAACTTTTTTATACCCCAAATTATGTTAATGTGGTGTGCCGCTCTAAAAAGTGGACGATGGGTTTTAAATCGGTGGAACATACGAAGGGTTTGTTGGTCGATAATCGAGATGGTAGATCTTATGAGACGGTGACGTATAATTTGGGCGGAACATCGCAGACTTGGATGGCGGAGGACCTTGTTTATGCGGATTCTACGCACCCAGCATGTCAAGATTATATTGATAAATCTTATGCCGCTTGCAGAGAGAACGGTCGATATGTATGGTTGCACGCGATGGATATTGGGTTGGATGATGTGAATATGTTTTGGATCCGTTGGCAAGGAGGGGATACGGTCTCTTACCAGGATTGTCTAAAAGTATTTTCTGGTGACTTGGATTCAGTTGTCCCGGGAACCTGTATGCAAGGAAGTCTTGGCGGGCATTGGGATTATGTCTATACCAATCCTTTGCTGCGGTCGAATTTGAATGCTCATCAAGGAATTTGTCCAGATGGTTGGCGTATTCCGACTACGAGTGACTGGAGAACTTTGTTGCAGAATTTGGGAGAACAGTATGGAGTTGATTATGCTAAAGCCGTGCCTGTCCTTTATGATGAGACTGCGACAGGGTTTGGTTTGTATAGTACACATGAAGGGCTTGTTGTGGATAATGAAGGCCGTGTTGTTGTGAGTCAAAATGGTGTTTTTAATGATATGTTTGTAGTGACGGATGAGCATTTGTCTAGAGTTCAATTCTTTGGAGGGTATTCAACCGGATACGGCTTTGGATTTAGAACTCCCGGGGATCGCGAATATGAAGAAAGCTATTTTAATATACCTCCTTTAGATAAACTGAATGTCCGTTGCATCAAAAATTGA
- a CDS encoding TIGR02147 family protein produces MKEILEYTSYRQYIADYYADKKASSAFTWQTFATEAGFSSRVYLKYVSEGRFNLSDSATARVADAMRLVDYEREYFTEMVHFDHAKTDDEKKAAFSKMLAIADAHKAKILEGDAFRFFESWKNPVIRELAPSMPGAKPLALAHACRPEITAAEVSEVLNFLVKGGFLVKNAEGNYVQTEKSLTTGPMAVTPVAVRTMHRQMGELALEAIEGVSPDKRNFSGVTFGITKDGYDEIVQEIADCRKRVVAIARKNAATDEVYRLNMQLFPLTQKQELKK; encoded by the coding sequence ATGAAAGAAATACTAGAATATACGAGCTATCGCCAGTATATTGCGGACTACTACGCTGATAAAAAGGCGAGTTCTGCATTTACGTGGCAGACGTTCGCGACCGAAGCTGGTTTTTCTTCGCGTGTTTATCTGAAATACGTGAGCGAAGGCCGCTTTAACTTGAGCGATTCGGCGACAGCTCGCGTGGCAGATGCCATGCGCTTGGTCGATTATGAACGCGAATATTTCACCGAAATGGTCCATTTTGACCATGCAAAAACGGATGATGAAAAGAAGGCTGCGTTCAGCAAGATGCTTGCGATTGCAGACGCTCACAAAGCAAAAATATTGGAAGGCGATGCATTTCGCTTTTTTGAAAGTTGGAAAAATCCAGTCATCCGTGAACTTGCTCCATCAATGCCAGGTGCAAAGCCGCTTGCGCTTGCTCATGCATGCCGCCCTGAAATCACCGCTGCTGAAGTCAGCGAAGTGCTTAATTTCCTTGTCAAAGGTGGCTTCTTGGTTAAAAATGCCGAAGGTAATTACGTACAAACGGAAAAATCCTTGACAACGGGCCCCATGGCGGTAACGCCTGTGGCTGTTCGCACGATGCACCGCCAAATGGGTGAACTCGCGCTTGAGGCGATTGAAGGTGTTTCTCCGGATAAACGAAATTTTTCCGGTGTCACGTTCGGTATCACGAAAGACGGCTACGATGAAATCGTGCAAGAAATTGCTGATTGCCGTAAAAGGGTTGTTGCCATTGCTCGGAAAAATGCGGCCACAGACGAAGTCTATCGCCTGAACATGCAGCTTTTCCCGCTGACACAGAAACAAGAATTAAAAAAATAG